The DNA segment TGGGACTGGACCATGCTGCGCGGAGTGGATGTCCACGGAAAGACGCTCGGGATCGTGGGCGCGGGGCGGATCGGGCAGGCGGTCGCGCGCCGGGCGGTCGGGTTTTCCATGCGGGTGCTCTACGCCTCGCGGGAACGCAAGCCCGCCTTCGAGCGGGAAACGGGGGCCCGGCGGGCGCCGCTGGATCGGCTGCTTCGGGAATCGGATTTCGTTTCGATCCACGTGGCTCTGACTCCCGAGACGAGGGGTCTGATCGGCGCGCGGGAGCTGGGGCTCATGAAACCCACGGCGATTCTCGTCAACACCGCGCGGGGACCGATCGTGGACGAGGCGGCGCTGGCGAAGGCGCTCCGGTCGGGCGGGATCCGGGCGGCGGGGCTGGACGTTTTCGAGCGCGAGCCGGCGGTCCATCCGGGCCTTCTCGGGCTCGAGAACGTCGTTCTCTGTCCGCACATCGGGAGCGCTACGGACGAGACGCGCCGGGCGATGTACGAGACGGCGCTGCGGAACCTGGCGGCGATCGTGGCGGGACGGCGGCCGCCCCATCCGGTGAACCGTCCGTCGCGGCGGCCGGAGTAGGGGAACGCCGTGTGGCCTTTCCGGATCGGGCTGGGACCGCTGGCGCTGACGCCGGTGGAGGTGTTCGCGTTTCTCGGAGTGCTTCTGGTGGCGTGGGTTTCGCGCCGCCGGATGGCGGAGCTGGGGGTCCGGGGCGGGACGCTCTGGGATCTGGCGCTGGCGGCCCTCGTGGGAGGCTCGATCGGGGCGCGGCTTTTCTATTTCCTTCCGCTGTGGGTACGCGGTGTGGAGCCGGGGGCGAACCTGGTCGGCGCGTGGAGCGAGGGGTCGGGGTTTTTCGGCGGGCTCCTCGGGGGATCGGCGGCGGTGGCGCTCGTGGCGCGCCTGAAGGGGCTTCCCGCGGCGGGAGTTCTGGACGCGGCGGCGGCGCCGCTGCCGGTGGGATTTGCGGTGGGAAAGGTGGGTTGCTTCCTGGCGGGCTGCTGCTACGGGCGGCCGTGCGAGGGGTTTCCGGGCGTGCGTTTCGTCCGGGGATCGCTGGCGGGGGATGCGCGGGCGGTTCATCCCACGCAGCTTTATGAGCTGGCGCTGGCGGTTCTTCTTTTCGGGATT comes from the Planctomycetota bacterium genome and includes:
- a CDS encoding prolipoprotein diacylglyceryl transferase family protein, which produces MWPFRIGLGPLALTPVEVFAFLGVLLVAWVSRRRMAELGVRGGTLWDLALAALVGGSIGARLFYFLPLWVRGVEPGANLVGAWSEGSGFFGGLLGGSAAVALVARLKGLPAAGVLDAAAAPLPVGFAVGKVGCFLAGCCYGRPCEGFPGVRFVRGSLAGDARAVHPTQLYELALAVLLFGILSRLARRPHRPGSVYGALLAGYSIWRFGIEFLRDDPGRHGFGAALSDSQIAALGVLAGVAG
- a CDS encoding D-glycerate dehydrogenase, which translates into the protein MPFRVYRPYDFPDPVDPALQADLRRLGVRFEKTLHPGTEAIVTLLDLRVDEALLSRLPRLRAVCNVAVGYDNIDVPAATRHGVWVTNTPDVLTDATADLAWALLLAAARRVAEGDRFVRAGRWKRWDWTMLRGVDVHGKTLGIVGAGRIGQAVARRAVGFSMRVLYASRERKPAFERETGARRAPLDRLLRESDFVSIHVALTPETRGLIGARELGLMKPTAILVNTARGPIVDEAALAKALRSGGIRAAGLDVFEREPAVHPGLLGLENVVLCPHIGSATDETRRAMYETALRNLAAIVAGRRPPHPVNRPSRRPE